Proteins from one Impatiens glandulifera chromosome 2, dImpGla2.1, whole genome shotgun sequence genomic window:
- the LOC124927845 gene encoding nuclear envelope-associated protein 2-like, which translates to MSADMDPLLKDLSEKKQSFRRNVVSLAAELKDVRNRLALQEQSCAHETLTRQEAETRAKKIEGEMSKLQKCLEERNEELQASTLVAEKHMELDELRSQLSTTKAIAEASAASAQSAQLQCLTLLKELDKKNYTLQEHETRVLKLGEQLELLQKDLQSRESSQKQLKDEVLRVEHDIMEAISKSGAKKDCELRKMLDEISPRNCEKINQLLNFKDEEIEKLRDEIRIMSSHWNMKTKDLESQLEKHKRADQELKKRVLRLEFCLQEARSQTRKLQRMGERRDKALKELRDQLIVKKQSESDHDNDSRKNLWETTSFKIVASMSMLLLVLFSNR; encoded by the exons ATGTCGGCAGATATGGATCCATTATTGAAAGATCTGAGCGAGAAGAAACAGAGTTTCCGGCGGAATGTAGTGTCATTAGCGGCAGAGCTGAAGGATGTCCGTAATCGTCTCGCTTTGCAAGAGCAGTCATGCGCTCACGAAACCCTAACGAGACAG GAGGCGGAGACGAGAGCTAAGAAGATCGAAGGCGAGATGTCTAAATTGCAGAAATGCTTGGAAGAGAGAAATGAGGAGCTTCAGGCATCAACTCTTGTAGCTGAAAAG CATATGGAGCTCGATGAATTGAGATCACAGCTCTCAACAACTAAAGCAATTGCGGAAGCAAGTGCTGCATCTGCTCAATCTGCACAGTTGCAGTGTTTGACATTGTTAAAGGAATTGGATAAGAAAAATTACACACTGCAAGAGCATGAAACCCGAGTTCTCAAACTTGGAGAACAGTTAGAACTTCTGCAGAAAGATCTTCAATCGAGGGAATCTTCACAGAAGCAATTGAAGGATGAGGTGTTGAGGGTAGAGCATGATATCATGGAAGCGATATCGAAATCTGGAGCAAAGAAAGATTGCGAATTGAGGAAAATGTTGGATGAGATTTCACCAAGAAATTGCGAGAAGATTAATCAGCTTCTTAATTTTAAGGATGAAGAAATTGAGAAATTAAGAGACGAGATCAGGATTATGTCTTCTCATTGGAATATGAAAACAAAGGACCTTGAGTCTCAG TTGGAAAAACATAAGAGAGCTGACCAGGAGTTGAAAAAGAGAGTTCTTAGGCTGGAATTCTGTCTCCAAGAAGCCCGGTCTCAGACACGAAAGCTTCAAAGG ATGGGTGAGCGACGAGATAAAGCATTGAAGGAACTAAGAGACCAACTAATCGTGAAGAAACAAAGTGAATCTGATCACGATAATGATTCGAGAAAGAATTTATGGGAAACTACCAGTTTCAAGATTGTAGCTTCAATGTCAATGTTACTCTTGGTCCTGTTCTCAAACCGGTAA
- the LOC124923762 gene encoding purine permease 1-like, translating into MEIEVNKKMKRFLLILNCILLGVGNSCGPLIMRLYFLRGGKRIWLSSFLETAGWPIIFIPLFIAYLHRRRRRRNLQSDHHSTPLFFTTTPLFFAAAIIGILTGLDNYLYAYGVSLLPISTSALINTSQLAFTAGFAFLLVRQKLTPFSVNAIFLLTMGSVLLAMHSNGDRPDGESNKKYYLGFIMTVAAAALYGLVLPMVELMYKKTKQRMSYTVVMEVQLVICFFSTLFCCVGDSKGSKGI; encoded by the exons ATGGAGATTGAGGtaaacaagaagatgaagagattCTTGTTAATTCTAAACTGCATTTTACTCGGCGTTGGAAACAGCTGCGGTCCTCTTATTATGCGCCTCTATTTTCTCCGCGGCGGTAAACGCATATGGCTTTCTAGTTTCCTTGAAACCGCCGGCTGGCCTATCATTTTCATTCCCCTTTTCATCGCCTATCtccaccgccgccgccgccgccgcaaTCTCCAGTCCGACCACCATTCTACTCCATTGTTCTTCACAACTACGCCATTGTTCTTCGCCg CTGCCATCATCGGAATACTGACCGGACTAGACAATTACCTGTACGCATATGGAGTATCTCTTCTTCCGATCTCCACCTCCGCCTTAATCAACACATCCCAGCTAGCTTTCACGGCGGGTTTTGCTTTTCTACTTGTAAGACAGAAATTAACTCCGTTTTCGGTGAACGCGATTTTCTTATTGACGATGGGATCGGTGTTATTGGCTATGCATTCGAATGGAGATAGGCCGGATGGGGAATCGAATAAGAAATACTATTTGGGTTTTATAATGACGGTTGCGGCGGCGGCGCTTTATGGGTTGGTTTTGCCGATGGTGGAATTGATGTATAAGAAGACCAAACAGAGGATGAGTTATACGGTCGTTATGGAAGTTCAACTTGTCATTTGTTTCTTCTCTACTCTTTTCTGTTGTGTTG GCGATTCCAAAGGAAGCAAGGGAATATGA
- the LOC124923760 gene encoding histone H3.3 yields the protein MARTKQTARKSTGGKAPRKQLATKAARKSAPTTGGVKKPHRYRPGTVALREIRKYQKSTELLIRKLPFQRLVREIAQDFKTDLRFQSHAVLALQEAAEAYLVGLFEDTNLCAIHAKRVTIMPKDIQLARRIRGERA from the exons ATGGCCCGTACAAAACAGACTGCTCGTAAATCTACTGGAGGAAAGGCTCCTAGGAAGCAGCTTGCAACAAAG GCTGCTCGTAAGTCTGCTCCTACAACTGGAGGTGTTAAGAAGCCTCATAGATACAGACCTGGAACAGTTGCCCTTCG TGAAATCCGTAAGTACCAGAAGAGCACAGAGCTACTGATAAGGAAATTGCCATTCCAGAGGCTTGTTCGTGAAATTGCTCAGGATTTTAAG ACTGATTTGAGGTTTCAGAGCCACGCAGTGTTGGCATTGCAGGAGGCTGCAGAGGCCTACCTTGTTGGTCTGTTTGAAGACACTAACCTTTGCGCGATACATGCTAAACGTGTGACGATCATGCCTAAGGATATCCAGCTTGCTAGGAGGATTAGGGGTGAAAGGGCTTAA